A window of Vigna unguiculata cultivar IT97K-499-35 chromosome 4, ASM411807v1, whole genome shotgun sequence contains these coding sequences:
- the LOC114181297 gene encoding uncharacterized protein DDB_G0275933 — protein MGYIQDARENHVKKKVEEALRSKMKQKALKECDRYTAKYAECASGKTLSVVWRCRQQAKELNDCLHQFTNDSVLEEMKKEYMLKQAEGSSRIQTA, from the exons ATGGGTTATATTCAAGACGCACGAGAGAATCACGTTAAGAAGAAAGTGGAAGAAG CTTTGCGCAGCAAAATGAAGCAGAAGGCACTGAAGGAGTGTGATCGTTACACGGCAAAGTATGCTGAATGCGCTTCCGGGAAAACACTGTCAGTTGTGTGGCGTTGTCGCCAACAAGCTAAAGAGCTGAATGATTGTCTTCATCAATT CACCAATGATTCTGTTTTGGAGGAAATGAAGAAAGAATACATGTTAAAACAAGCAGAGGGCTCTAGTAGAATCCAGACTGCTTGA